In one Rhinopithecus roxellana isolate Shanxi Qingling chromosome 1, ASM756505v1, whole genome shotgun sequence genomic region, the following are encoded:
- the TMF1 gene encoding TATA element modulatory factor, with amino-acid sequence MSWFNASQLSSFAKQALSQAQKSIDRVLDIQEEEPSIWAETIPYGEPGISSPVSGGWDTSTWGLKSNTEPQSPPIASPKAITKPVRRTVVDESENFFSAFLSPTDVQTIQKSPVVSKPPAKSQRPEEEVKSSLHESLHIGQSRTPETTESQIKDSLCVSGETLAAGTSSPKTEGKHEETVNKESDMKVPTVSLKVSESVIDAKTTTESISNMSTQSLTAETKDMALEPKEQKHEDRQSNTPSPPVSTFSSGTSTTSDIEVLDHESVISESSASSRQETTDSKSSLHLMQTSFQLLSASACPEYNRLDDFQKLTESCCSSDAFERIDSFSVQSLDSRSVSEINSDDELSGKGYALVPITVNSSTPKSKTVESAEGKSEEVNETLVIPTEEAEMEESGRSATPVNCEQPDILVSSTPINEGHTVLDSVAEQCEPAESQPEALSEKEDVCKTVEFLNEKLEKREAQLLSLSKEKALLEEAYDNLKDEMFRVKEESSSISSLKDEFTQRIAEAEKKVQLACKERDAAKKEIKNIKEELATRLNSSETADLLKEKDEQIQGLMEEGEKLSKQQLHNSNIIKKLRAKDKENENMVAKLNKKVKELEEELQHLKQVLDGKEEVEKQHRENIKKLNSVVERQEKDLGRLQVDMDELEEKNRSIQAALDSAYKELTDLHKANAAKDSEAQEAALSREMKAKEELSAALEKAQEEARQQQETLAIQVGDLRLALQRTEQAAARKEDYLRHEIGELQQRLQEAENRNQELSQSVSSTTRPLLRQIENLQATLGSQTSSWEKLEKNLSDRLGESQTLLAAAVERERAATEELLANKIQMSSMESQNSLLRQENSRFQAQLESEKNRLCKLEDENNRYQVELENLKDEYVRTLEETRKEKTLLNSQLEMERMKVEQERKKAIFTQEAIKEKERKPFSVSSTPTMSRSSSISGVDMAGLQTSFLSQDESHDHSFGPMSVSANGSNLYDAVRMGAGSSVIENLQSQLKLREGEITHLQLEIGNLEKTRSIMAEELVKLTNQNDELEEKVKEIPKLRTQLRDLDQRYNTILQMYGEKAEEAEELRLDLEDVKNMYKTQIDELLRQRLS; translated from the exons GAATAAGTTCGCCTGTCAGTGGAGGATGGGATACTTCAACCTGGGGGTTGAAATCAAACACTGAACCTCAGAGTCCACCAATAGCCTCTCCTAAAGCAATCACAAAGCCAGTTCGGAGGACTGTGGTCGATGAATCTGAAAATTTCTTCAGTGCCTTTCTCTCACCAACTGATGTCCAGACCATTCAGAAGAGTCCAGTGGTATCAAAACCTCCAGCAAAATCACAACGACCAGAAGAAGAAGTGAAAAGCAGCTTACATGAATCCTTGCACATTGGACAGTCAAGAACTCCTGAAACAACTGAGTCACAAATAAAAGACTCTTTGTGTGTTTCAGGGGAAACTCTGGCAGCAGGTACTTCATCACCTAAAACTGAAGGCAAGCATGAAGAAACTGTTAATAAAGAATCGGACATGAAGGTGCCAACTGTAAGTTTGAAAGTATCTGAAAGTGTAATTGATGCGAAAACAACTACGGAAagtatatctaatatgtctacaCAGTCTCTCACAGCAGAAACAAAGGACATGGCTTTGGAACCTAAGGAACAAAAACATGAAGACAGGCAGAGCAATACACCTTCTCCTCCTGTTAGTACCTTTTCATCAGGTACTTCTACCACCAGTGATATTGAAGTTTTAGATCATGAAAGTGTAATAAGTGAGAGCTCAGCAAGCTCGAGACAAGAGACTACAGATTCAAAATCAAGTCTTCACTTGATGCAGACATCTTTTCAGCTTCTCTCTGCATCTGCTTGTCCTGAATATAATCGTTTAGATGATTTCCAAAAACTCACTGAGAGTTGCTGTTCATCTGACGCTTTTGAAAGAATAGATTCATTTAGTGTACAGTCATTAGATAGCCGGAGTGTAAGTGAAATCAATTCAGATGATGAATTGTCAGGCAAGGGATATGCTTTAGTGCCTATTACAGTTAATTCTTCAACTCCAAAGTCTAAAACAGTTGAGTCTGCTGAAGGAAAATCTGAAGAAGTAAATGAAACATTAGTTATACCCACTGAGGAAGCAGAAATGGAAGAAAGTGGACGAAGTGCAACTCCTGTTAACTGTGAACAGCCTGATATCTTGGTTTCTTCTACACCAATAAATGAAGGACACACTGTGTTAGACAGTGTGGCTGAGCAGTGTGAACCTGCTGAAAGTCAGCCAGAAGCACTTTCTGAGAAGGAAGATGTTTGCAAG ACAGTTGAATTTCTGAATGAAAAGCTGGAAAAAAGGGAGGCTCAGTTATTATCTCTTAGTAAGGAAAAAGCACTTCTAGAAGAAGCTTATGATAACCTGAAAGA tgaaATGTTCagagtgaaagaagaaagcagtAGCATTTCTTCCTTGAAAGATGAGTTTACTCAAAGAATtgcagaagcagaaaagaaagttCAACTAGCCTGCAAAGAGAGAGATGCTGCTAAAAAG gaaatcaaaaacataaaagaagagcTTGCCACTAGATTAAATAGTAGTGAAACTGCAGACCTTTTGAAAGAGAAAGATGAGCAGATCCAAGGGTTAATGGAAGAAG GAGAAAAACTTTCAAAACAGCAATTGCATAATTCTAACATCATCAAGAAATTAAGAGCTAAAGACAAGGAGAATGAAAATATGGTTGCAAAACTGAACAAAAAAGTTAAAGAGCTAGAAGAGGAGTTGCAGCATTTGAAACAG GTCCTTGATGGCAAAGAAGAGGTGGAGAAACAacatagagaaaatattaaaaaactgaaTTCCGTGGTAGAACGCCAGGAGAAAGATCTTGGCCGTCTTCAGGTTGACATGGATGAACTTGAAGAAAAGAACCGAAGTATTCAGGCTGCCCTGGATAGTGCATAcaa agaACTTACTGATCTTCACAAAGCCAATGCTGCAAAGGATAGTGAGGCACAGGAAGCTGCTCTGAGCCGTGAAATGAAAGCTAAAGAAGAACTTTCTGCAGCATTAGAGAAGGCCCAAGAAGAAGCCCGTCAGCAGCAAGAAACATTAGCCATTCAA GTGGGGGACCTTAGGCTTGCATTGCAGCGTACAGAACAAGCAGCTGCCAGAAAGGAGGATTATTTACGCCATGAGATTGGTGAACTTCAGCAG agactccaggaggcagagaatcGAAACCAGGAACTGAGTCAAAGTGTTTCATCAACCACAAGACCATTGCTTCGACAAATAGAAAATTTGCAAGCAACCCTGGGATCCCAGACATCGTCGTGGGAGAAATTAGAGAAGAATCTTTCTGATAGGCTTG GTGAATCCCAGACCTTGCTGGCAGCAGCAGTTGAAAGAGAACGTGCAGCTACAGAAGAACTCCTTGCTAACAAAATTCAGATGTCTTCCATGGAGTCACAGAATTCTCTCTTAAGACAGGAAAATAGTAGATTTCAAGCCCAGCTAGAATCAGAGAAAAATAGGCTATGTAAGCTGGAGGATGAGAACAATAG GTACCAGGTTGaattagaaaacctaaaagatgAATATGTAAGAACACTTGaagagacaaggaaagaaaag ACACTGTTGAATAGTCAGttagaaatggaaagaatgaaagttgaacaagaaaggaagaaagccaTTTTTACTCaagaagcaataaaagaaaag GAACGCAAGCCATTTTCTGTTTCTAGCACTCCCACCATGTCACGCTCAAGTTCAATAAGTGGTGTTGATATGGCAGGACTACAGACATCTTTTCTGTCTCag GATGAATCTCATGATCACTCATTTGGACCAATGTCTGTATCAGCAAATGGAAGCAATCTTTATGATGCTGTAAGGATGGGAGCAGGATCAAGCGTTATTGAAAACCTACAGTCTCAGCTAAAGCTAAGGGAAGGGGAAATTACTCATTTACAG CTAGAAATTGGCAATCTAGAAAAAACTCGATCAATAATGGCTGAAGAACTAGTTAAATTAACAAATCAAAATGATGAACTTGAAGAGAAGGTGAAGGAGATACCCAAACTTAGAACTCAGCTAAGA GATTTGGATCAAAGATACAACACTATTCTGCAGATGTatggagaaaaagcagaagaGGCGGAAGAACTTCGATTAGATCTTGAAGatgtaaaaaatatgtataaaactcAAATAGATGAACTTTTAAGACAAAGGCTCAGTTAA